The Agarilytica rhodophyticola genome has a window encoding:
- a CDS encoding M14 family metallopeptidase: protein MKITSNFDSGNINVLAADAPTDIKLSIRKDHQSDFYQWFHFKLESVAMVEHKMSIVDLRASAYPDGWKDYHAVASYDRKVWFRVDCEFDGDTLTINHTPEYSNTYYAYFAPYGYERHLDLLAWAQTFNECLQTNLGETLDGRDLSLLKISEASDDSEAQQREKKVVWITARQHPGETMAEWLIEGLLERLLDDEDGVARSLLAKCVFYIVPNMNPDGSYRGHLRTNAAGINLNREWATPSMEKSPEVYLVLNKMRETGVDLYLDIHGDEALPYNFIAGGEGNPNYSSEIADLEDAFKRVLMQITPEFQDTYGYPKDAPGQANLTIASNAVGNEFKCFACTLEMPFKDNANLPDHTFGWSPSRCKQLGEDLLIAMNTITPV, encoded by the coding sequence ATGAAAATAACCAGTAATTTTGACAGCGGTAACATTAATGTGTTGGCTGCTGATGCACCTACCGATATCAAACTATCAATTCGTAAGGATCATCAATCAGATTTTTACCAATGGTTTCACTTTAAGCTTGAATCAGTTGCGATGGTTGAACATAAAATGTCCATTGTTGACTTAAGAGCATCTGCTTATCCCGATGGTTGGAAAGATTATCATGCTGTGGCTTCTTATGACCGTAAAGTGTGGTTTCGAGTTGATTGCGAGTTTGATGGTGATACCTTAACAATTAACCATACGCCTGAATATAGTAATACTTACTATGCTTATTTTGCTCCTTATGGTTATGAGCGTCATTTAGATTTACTTGCTTGGGCGCAGACATTTAACGAATGCCTGCAAACAAATCTGGGAGAAACACTCGATGGTCGAGACCTGTCCTTGCTTAAAATAAGTGAGGCAAGTGACGATTCAGAAGCTCAACAACGGGAGAAGAAAGTCGTCTGGATCACCGCTAGGCAACACCCTGGTGAAACCATGGCCGAGTGGTTAATTGAAGGTTTGTTAGAACGCTTGCTGGATGATGAAGATGGAGTTGCGCGCTCCCTACTCGCTAAGTGTGTTTTCTATATTGTGCCTAATATGAATCCTGATGGTTCATACCGAGGTCATCTTCGCACCAATGCTGCGGGAATTAATTTAAATCGAGAGTGGGCAACGCCCAGTATGGAAAAAAGCCCTGAAGTTTATTTGGTTTTAAATAAGATGCGTGAAACGGGTGTAGATCTATATTTAGATATTCATGGTGATGAAGCTTTACCCTATAACTTTATCGCCGGTGGAGAGGGTAATCCTAATTACAGCTCGGAGATTGCTGATTTAGAAGACGCTTTTAAGCGTGTTTTGATGCAAATTACACCAGAGTTTCAAGATACTTATGGTTACCCTAAAGATGCACCAGGGCAAGCTAACTTAACTATTGCTTCTAATGCCGTGGGCAATGAATTTAAGTGCTTTGCTTGTACTTTGGAAATGCCATTTAAAGATAATGCCAACCTTCCTGATCATACTTTTGGGTGGTCTCCTAGTCGTTGTAAGCAACTAGGCGAAGATTTACTGATAGCAATGAATACTATTACACCAGTGTGA
- a CDS encoding TlpA family protein disulfide reductase has translation MSKIVPKELSNSDVNSKKVGWTERLKRFVKEFTFFALVFTGITIWQTWDMLSTDGSVQIDNISLPSLAGEVATLTENDKPTLVYFFAPWCGVCKMSIDNLQGLNTDKIHVVTVALDYDNTQEVAEFIGEQELQVPVLLGNKEVKRQFQVKGYPSYYVLDKNRNVVSKSYGYSTAIGMKLRAWVNG, from the coding sequence ATGTCTAAAATTGTACCCAAAGAATTGTCAAACTCTGATGTGAATTCAAAAAAAGTAGGCTGGACAGAGAGGTTGAAGCGCTTTGTCAAAGAATTTACATTCTTTGCCTTAGTTTTTACCGGTATTACTATATGGCAAACCTGGGATATGTTATCTACTGATGGCAGTGTTCAAATTGATAATATATCTTTGCCTTCTCTTGCCGGAGAAGTAGCAACACTTACTGAAAATGATAAGCCCACTCTTGTCTATTTTTTTGCGCCTTGGTGTGGGGTTTGTAAAATGAGTATTGATAACTTGCAAGGTTTGAATACAGATAAAATTCATGTGGTTACTGTTGCTCTTGATTATGATAATACACAAGAGGTAGCGGAATTTATCGGTGAGCAAGAGCTACAAGTACCCGTTTTACTGGGAAATAAAGAGGTGAAGCGTCAATTTCAAGTAAAAGGCTATCCTAGTTACTATGTTTTAGATAAAAACAGAAATGTAGTGTCAAAATCTTATGGGTACAGCACAGCTATAGGCATGAAGCTAAGAGCCTGGGTAAATGGTTAA
- a CDS encoding ATP-grasp domain-containing protein, with product MNKTRKIVVFGQTDSRQCQHQVETLQNAGAEVVCYFPQLNHGFPEWSWHDSGKIIWGEQTISFDEIHSVLCYKRPLLAPGESFFSRTSSAKHKMDWQHWYHESLAQRDRHDTIMGWIYTFESRGKPIYNPQKAMVISENKPLQLQIMREAGCTLPETLITNNPVQAKQFMEHLEHVIAKPAAGGALTINPKQLQEEELVHIRRSPAIFQQRIYGKDLRVMVLDNRVISCVCVCVPEGTLDFRGDKDYEEGSATYQHHTLPDDIQKICIKIAKNMGYRFCGIDIKLTDDNGYYFLEVNSSPIYLDVELKTGDAITQQLASALLS from the coding sequence ATGAATAAAACTCGAAAAATTGTTGTATTTGGTCAAACGGATTCAAGACAGTGTCAACATCAAGTCGAAACATTGCAGAATGCAGGTGCCGAAGTGGTCTGTTATTTTCCTCAGCTCAATCACGGTTTTCCTGAGTGGAGCTGGCACGACAGCGGCAAAATCATATGGGGAGAGCAAACCATAAGTTTTGACGAGATTCATTCAGTTCTATGTTACAAAAGACCGTTACTTGCACCAGGGGAGTCTTTTTTTAGCAGAACCTCAAGTGCTAAACATAAGATGGACTGGCAACACTGGTATCACGAAAGTCTCGCTCAAAGAGACAGGCACGATACCATTATGGGATGGATATACACCTTTGAATCCAGAGGTAAACCGATTTATAACCCACAAAAAGCTATGGTCATTAGCGAGAATAAGCCTCTGCAGCTACAAATAATGCGTGAAGCAGGTTGTACCTTACCTGAAACATTAATTACCAATAATCCAGTGCAAGCAAAGCAATTTATGGAACATCTCGAACATGTTATTGCTAAACCTGCTGCAGGGGGCGCTTTGACAATTAACCCCAAACAATTGCAAGAAGAAGAGCTAGTACATATACGCCGCTCACCGGCCATTTTTCAACAGCGTATTTACGGCAAAGATCTTAGAGTCATGGTATTAGATAATCGTGTTATCTCTTGCGTCTGTGTATGCGTACCGGAAGGCACACTAGACTTCAGAGGAGATAAGGACTATGAAGAAGGATCTGCTACCTATCAACACCATACCCTCCCTGATGATATCCAAAAAATATGCATTAAAATTGCAAAGAACATGGGCTATAGATTCTGCGGCATTGATATCAAACTCACAGATGACAACGGTTATTACTTTCTTGAAGTCAACTCAAGTCCCATATACTTAGATGTGGAGTTAAAAACAGGAGATGCCATTACGCAGCAACTTGCCTCCGCTTTACTTTCATAA
- a CDS encoding YebC/PmpR family DNA-binding transcriptional regulator has translation MGRAYQNRKESMAKTSDQNSKLYSKYSREIYTVAKSGGADPNGNLSLRSLLDRAKKDQVPSHVIQKALAKSEGADGEDYAVARYEGFGPANCMVIVDCLTDNPNRTFGDVRTCFNKTKCKIGSQGTVMHMFDHLAIFVFPGDDEEAILEALMMADVDVTDIESDAGKITVFAPHNEYNKAKVALNETLGEVEFEVDEIQFVPQNTSPISGDDVETFNKLLDMLNELEDVQNVYHSAEF, from the coding sequence ATGGGTAGAGCATATCAGAACCGTAAAGAGTCGATGGCAAAGACGTCGGATCAGAACTCCAAGTTGTATAGCAAATACAGTCGGGAAATATACACTGTAGCCAAATCCGGAGGGGCAGATCCGAATGGAAATTTATCCCTTCGCAGCTTGCTGGATCGTGCAAAAAAAGATCAAGTGCCTAGCCATGTGATCCAAAAGGCCTTGGCAAAATCGGAAGGGGCAGATGGAGAAGACTACGCGGTCGCCCGCTATGAAGGCTTTGGCCCCGCCAACTGTATGGTGATAGTCGACTGTTTAACCGATAACCCAAACCGCACTTTTGGTGATGTACGAACCTGCTTTAACAAAACAAAATGCAAAATTGGTAGCCAAGGCACCGTTATGCATATGTTTGATCATCTCGCCATATTTGTGTTCCCTGGCGACGATGAAGAAGCAATACTAGAAGCCCTGATGATGGCCGATGTAGACGTGACGGATATCGAAAGTGACGCTGGTAAAATTACGGTGTTTGCCCCCCACAATGAATATAACAAAGCCAAAGTTGCTTTAAACGAGACCCTCGGCGAAGTGGAATTCGAGGTCGATGAAATTCAGTTTGTACCGCAGAACACATCACCTATTTCTGGCGATGATGTTGAGACATTTAACAAGCTCTTGGACATGCTAAACGAACTTGAAGACGTACAAAACGTTTATCATAGTGCTGAATTTTAA
- the glnE gene encoding bifunctional [glutamate--ammonia ligase]-adenylyl-L-tyrosine phosphorylase/[glutamate--ammonia-ligase] adenylyltransferase, whose amino-acid sequence MSAKFPWASSQSRDKHENFYERLSNSSSSEQQQQINDLLASNKQWQQQLELMLDTSRYVQEQIICHPNHLIDLLSDNTIANGDFHLTYHDTLQNHGTQSPEEFDRFLRLFRAKAMMRIIWRDFNSIACFQETALDLSLLARACLNSALLFHHQQLTEKYGEPRNKEGEKQPFLIIGMGKLGANELNLSSDIDLIFTFCEKGQTDSPKRALDNNEFFSRLGKKIIHSIDAMTSEGMVFRVDMRLRPYGQSGPLVHSFNALEEYYQSQGREWERYAMVKADVVASNASDEQKDKLMSMLRSFTYRKYIDFSVIDALRNLKTMIVQEVKRRGLQEDIKLGAGGIREIEFIAQVFQLIRGGREHALQHNGLLTILPLLAELNCLPNKTVDSLQKAYIFLRNTEHAIQGYNDEQSQKLPTNKDAQAALCRVMAFDSWQQFSEQLDHHRMFVQEVFADLIAAPENQGQQSEHLQNWISFWQSNDEKQHAQQQLADSGHENPELSYRIIDELRAWKAQANMHKISHERLDTFMPVLLLNLENTLAPSETLQRLIKLIKSVVRRSAYLLLLIENPEALKQLLKLTQASPWFGDRLAEHPALLDELLSPETLYHPPLRHELQSELTRLTLRIAEDDLEAQMEALRYFRSAHTLRVAASEITEALPLMKVSDYLTWIAEVILDYTLWLCWREMTRKHGYPDGVEKDIPEFIIVAYGKLGGIELGHGSDLDLVFIHNGSTNGYTDGKRSLDNQTFFMRLGQKIIHFLTTNMPSGDLYEVDMRLRPSGNSGMLVTSANSFAKYQQESAWTWEHQALVRARVIAGSNTLRKEFENIRADVLRRKRKLDVLNREVVEMRNKMRTHLGSDDKNEDVFHLKQDQGGIVDIEFMVQYGVLAWSHSHPALVTYTDNIRILESFAETNLLDTHEVDQLIKAYKAFRSAGHHLTLQQQPSIVDADQFVCERQSVSNIWRHLMTSSADI is encoded by the coding sequence ATGTCTGCCAAATTCCCCTGGGCTTCGTCGCAGTCACGCGATAAGCATGAAAATTTTTATGAGCGATTAAGCAACAGTTCCTCAAGCGAACAGCAACAACAAATAAACGACTTATTAGCCAGCAATAAGCAATGGCAACAGCAGCTAGAACTGATGTTAGACACCAGCCGCTATGTACAAGAACAAATTATTTGTCACCCTAATCATCTAATAGATTTACTCAGCGATAACACCATAGCTAATGGGGATTTTCATCTCACCTACCATGACACCTTACAAAACCACGGCACACAAAGCCCAGAAGAATTCGATCGCTTCCTAAGACTATTTCGCGCCAAAGCCATGATGCGCATTATTTGGCGGGATTTTAATTCAATTGCATGTTTTCAAGAAACGGCTTTGGATCTGTCTTTGTTGGCCCGTGCTTGCCTTAACTCTGCCCTATTATTTCACCACCAACAACTAACCGAAAAATACGGTGAACCCAGAAATAAAGAAGGAGAAAAACAGCCTTTTCTCATCATCGGCATGGGCAAGCTAGGAGCTAATGAGCTCAATCTTTCTTCTGACATTGATCTTATATTTACGTTCTGCGAAAAGGGACAAACCGACTCACCTAAGCGCGCCTTGGATAATAATGAATTTTTCTCTCGTCTAGGTAAAAAAATTATTCACAGTATCGATGCCATGACCTCTGAGGGTATGGTATTTCGTGTTGACATGCGTTTACGTCCCTACGGGCAAAGCGGCCCCTTGGTACATAGCTTCAACGCCCTTGAAGAGTATTATCAAAGCCAAGGACGCGAATGGGAACGTTATGCCATGGTCAAGGCAGATGTAGTTGCCAGTAATGCTAGCGATGAACAAAAAGATAAATTGATGTCGATGTTACGCAGCTTTACTTATCGCAAATATATCGACTTCTCTGTTATCGATGCATTGCGAAATTTAAAGACAATGATCGTTCAGGAAGTAAAACGACGAGGTCTACAAGAGGATATTAAATTAGGGGCTGGTGGTATTAGAGAAATAGAATTTATAGCACAAGTCTTTCAGCTTATTCGCGGTGGTCGCGAACATGCGCTACAGCACAATGGTCTATTGACAATCTTACCGCTGCTGGCCGAATTAAATTGTTTGCCCAATAAAACCGTCGATAGTTTACAAAAAGCCTATATTTTTTTGAGAAATACCGAACACGCTATCCAGGGCTACAATGACGAGCAAAGCCAGAAACTCCCCACCAATAAAGACGCTCAAGCAGCACTATGTCGCGTGATGGCATTCGACAGTTGGCAACAATTTAGTGAGCAGCTCGATCATCATAGAATGTTTGTGCAAGAGGTATTCGCTGATCTTATTGCCGCGCCCGAGAATCAAGGCCAACAAAGCGAGCACCTGCAAAACTGGATATCATTTTGGCAAAGTAACGACGAAAAACAACACGCGCAGCAACAGCTTGCTGACTCCGGTCACGAAAACCCCGAACTTAGTTATCGAATTATTGATGAATTAAGAGCTTGGAAGGCACAAGCAAACATGCACAAAATTAGTCATGAACGCCTAGATACTTTCATGCCGGTTCTACTACTGAACTTAGAAAATACTCTAGCGCCAAGCGAGACCTTACAAAGACTGATAAAACTTATTAAATCCGTTGTGCGTCGTAGTGCTTATCTACTACTTTTAATCGAAAACCCGGAAGCATTGAAGCAGCTACTGAAGCTCACCCAAGCCAGCCCATGGTTTGGCGATCGCTTAGCCGAGCACCCGGCCTTACTAGATGAATTACTCTCTCCTGAAACCCTTTATCACCCTCCTCTGCGCCACGAATTACAATCGGAACTTACACGCTTAACATTACGTATTGCTGAAGATGACTTAGAAGCTCAGATGGAGGCGCTGCGATATTTTCGTTCAGCACACACATTACGAGTAGCAGCTTCAGAAATAACAGAAGCCTTACCGCTCATGAAAGTAAGTGATTACTTAACATGGATAGCAGAAGTAATACTCGACTATACATTGTGGCTGTGTTGGCGGGAGATGACCAGAAAACACGGCTACCCCGATGGTGTAGAAAAGGATATCCCCGAATTTATTATCGTTGCCTATGGCAAACTTGGTGGTATCGAATTAGGCCACGGTTCCGACTTAGATCTTGTGTTTATCCACAATGGCAGCACCAATGGTTACACAGATGGTAAACGCAGTTTAGACAACCAAACATTCTTTATGCGCCTAGGCCAAAAAATTATTCATTTCCTCACCACTAATATGCCCTCTGGTGATTTATATGAGGTGGATATGCGTCTGCGCCCCTCGGGTAACTCGGGCATGCTTGTCACCAGTGCCAACAGCTTTGCCAAATACCAACAAGAGTCCGCCTGGACATGGGAACATCAAGCGCTGGTGCGTGCTCGTGTTATTGCAGGTAGCAACACGCTGCGTAAAGAATTTGAAAATATCAGAGCCGATGTATTACGCCGTAAAAGAAAGCTTGATGTGTTAAATCGAGAGGTGGTTGAGATGCGCAACAAAATGCGTACCCACCTAGGTAGCGATGACAAAAATGAAGATGTTTTTCACCTTAAGCAGGATCAAGGCGGTATCGTCGACATAGAATTTATGGTTCAATATGGGGTACTCGCCTGGTCTCACTCTCACCCAGCGTTAGTAACATATACGGACAACATCCGAATATTGGAATCTTTTGCAGAAACCAATTTGCTGGACACTCATGAGGTCGACCAGCTCATAAAAGCCTATAAAGCATTTCGTTCAGCGGGACATCACTTGACCTTGCAACAGCAGCCAAGCATTGTCGATGCTGACCAGTTCGTTTGTGAACGACAAAGTGTCTCAAATATATGGCGGCACCTGATGACTTCATCTGCCGATATATAA